A region of the Desulfofundulus luciae genome:
CATGCTCTGGCGGGGGGAAATTTGTGACGCCAAGTCCACCGTTGGCTTGCTGACCACATATTACCTTTTAGCCCGGGAAAAGGTTTAAAAAATCGGGCAGTGTAGCTTTGCTGCGGTAGGAGTCAAAAATGATCCTGCCCTTTTCCAGTCTGGCAGTTAAAGGGAAAAGGCTACTTTGCGGGATAGTGGCAGGGTCTGCGGTTACCCCGGCAATGGATAGACGGATCGGCTGGAACTTTAGGGCCGTGATGGTGGCCGTATTGTTGCCCCCTGCTCCGGCATGGACTGTTCCCCGGCAGTTGCCCATGATGATGACACTGCCACCGGCAATCACCTGGGCTCCGGGGTGGACGTTGCCCGCAATTACCACGCTGCCCCGGTGGCGTATCTCCTGGCCCGAGCGTAAAGCGCATTGCACCAGCCGGGCCGGTTCCCCCGGGGAAGCGGCTTTTTCTTGTTCAAACTTTTTTTCAAAGGGCCAGGATATGTCCGGCGAGGGAATTAACCCGTACTGGCGGCAAATGTTTTCCAGTTCGGTACGCTGATAACCAGTGATCGTTTGCCCGTAAACGGTGAAGCGCGCACCCCGGAAAAAGCCCCGGGAAGACTCCATTTTTCGTTTCAAGTGTAATTTGATATCTTCAAACTCCCGGTTGGGATCGAGCAGGATAACCAGGCCTTCCCGGGTACCCTTGATGCTTACCAATTCCCTGGGCACTTTTACCCAACCCCTTTTTGCTTGCTCTAAAGCATATTTCGATTTTTACCGCTACTTTCCTGCTCCCCACGAAAATATTGCCGTCTAATTGTATAAAAAGAAACCCTTTGCGGTAATTTTACATTAGAATTTACCGCGTAAGGGAGTGAAGAAAAACATGGCTATAGTGGAAGTAAGTGTAATGCCCATGGGCACCGATAATCCCAGTATCAGCAGTTATATCAGCCATTGCTACGAGGTGCTAAAGGGGGAGCCGGATCTCAAGCATCAGGTAACACCCATGTCTACCATTATTGAAGGGGAATTGGACCGGGTGCTGGATGCAGTGAAAAAAATGCACCGGACCCCCTTTAACGACGGCGTCATGCGGGTAGTGACGTCCATCACCATCGATGAACGCCGGGATAAAGAGGAATCCTTGGAAGACATGGTTCGAGCCGTGTTGCAGTAACTGACATACTTTGCGAGGGGAGGAAAGGAAGTGCCCGAATGGAGAAAGGACCCGTTGGTGAAACGCTGGGTAGTCATTGCCACCGAAAGAGGCAAACGTCCCTGCGACTTCAAGGTACCGCAAGACGAAAAAAAGGGCGGACGATGTCCCCTGTGTCCGGGACATGAAGGAGATACTCCCCCGGAGGTCCTGGCCTTCCGGGAAAGGAACACATCGCCGGATACCCCAGGCTGGTGGGTAAGGGTGGTTCCGAACAAGTTTCCGGCAGTTCGCATCGAGGCTCAAACCGGTGTGCGCCGTCATGGGGTCTACGAGGTAATGGATGGCCTGGGTGCCCATGAGGTGGTGGTGGAGGCCCCGGATCATGAAGCCTACCTGGATGCTCTGGATGAGCGCCAGCTGGAGGAGGTTATCTGGGCTTGGCAGCAGCGCTCCCTGGATCTCCGCCGGGATAGCCGGCTTAAATACATCCAAATCTTTAAAAACTTTGGCCAGACTGCCGGAGCTTCGCTGGAGCACACCCACTCCCAGATTTTAGCCACGCCCATGGTTCCGGTGGATATACAGGAGGAAATGCGGGGCTTTAAGGATTACGCCTGGTCTACCGGTCGGTGTGTTCTTTGCGATGTACTGGTCCAGGAAGTTTCCGAGCGGCAGCGGGTGGTTGTTGAAACGGATAAATTCATCAGCTTTACCCCCTTTGCTTCCCGGTTTCCCTTTGAAACCTGGATTGTACCCCGGGAACACCAGCATGACTTTGCCAGCATCAGGGAGGAACAGGTTCGCGACCTGGCCCGGGTGTTGCGCAGCACCCTGTTGCGCTTGCGGCAAAGTGTGGGTGGCCAGCCCTTCAATATGGTTCTGCACACCGCCCCGGTAAATGAGCCGGATACGATTCATTACCACTGGCATCTGGAAATCCTACCCCGTCTAACCATAATGGCCGGCTTTGAACTGGGTACGGGTTTTTACATTAACCCCACGCCACCGGAACTGGCGGCGGAGATCCTGCGGGAACAGGAAGTCTCCTGCCCGCCTCCGGTTTATGCCGGGGGAGAAAGGGAGGCAGTACAGTATGTTTGATCGGCCGCTGAAGATTTTGCTTGTTTCATCCGAAGTGGTTCCCTTTGCCAAGACGGGGGGGTTGGCCGATGTAGCCGGTTCCCTGCCCAAAGCCCTGGCTACCGTGGGTAATGATAACCTCGGGAACGATGTGCGGGTAGCCATGCCCCATTACAAGGGAATTGAAAAGGCCACCTACCGCATGGATTTTCCAGTGTTTTTCAACAGCCGGGCTGAGACGGCCATCATCCGGGAGAGTACCATCGAAGCCTGTTACCAGGGGGAGCACCGCATTATCCCGGTGTACCTGGTGGATAATCACCATTACTTCTACCGCGACGGCATGTACATGTTCCCCGACGAGGCCGAACGTTTTACTTTCTTCTGCCGGGCTGTGCTGGAAATGTTGCCGCGCCTCAGCTGGCAACCGGATATCATCCACTGCAATGACTGGCAGACCGGACCCATCCCCTTTTTCCTGAAAGTTCGCTACGCGCAGGATCCGTTTTACAACCGTGTGGCAACGGTTTTTACCATCCACAACCTGCAATATCAGGGCAACTTCCCCAGGGAGACTCTAAAGCTTTTGGGGGTGGGGGAGGAGTATTTTACTCCCGAGTTGCTTGAGTTTTACGGCACGGTCAGCTATATGAAAATGGGCATATTGTATGCCGATGTCATTAACACGGTTAGTAAAACTTATGCAGCCGAGATCCAGCGACCGGAGCTGGGGGAGCGGATGGATGGCCTGCTGCGCAAACGTTCCCACGATCTGTACGGGATAGTTAATGGCATAAATTACCATGAATTTAACCCCAAAACCGATCCCCGTATTCACCGGAACTACGACCAGAACAGCATTGAAAATAAAAAAGAAAACAAATACGCCCTGCAAAAAGAAATGAATCTGCCCGTAAGGGATGTCCCGGTGCTGGGGATGATCTCGCGCCTG
Encoded here:
- a CDS encoding MTH1187 family thiamine-binding protein — translated: MAIVEVSVMPMGTDNPSISSYISHCYEVLKGEPDLKHQVTPMSTIIEGELDRVLDAVKKMHRTPFNDGVMRVVTSITIDERRDKEESLEDMVRAVLQ
- the galT gene encoding galactose-1-phosphate uridylyltransferase; the protein is MPEWRKDPLVKRWVVIATERGKRPCDFKVPQDEKKGGRCPLCPGHEGDTPPEVLAFRERNTSPDTPGWWVRVVPNKFPAVRIEAQTGVRRHGVYEVMDGLGAHEVVVEAPDHEAYLDALDERQLEEVIWAWQQRSLDLRRDSRLKYIQIFKNFGQTAGASLEHTHSQILATPMVPVDIQEEMRGFKDYAWSTGRCVLCDVLVQEVSERQRVVVETDKFISFTPFASRFPFETWIVPREHQHDFASIREEQVRDLARVLRSTLLRLRQSVGGQPFNMVLHTAPVNEPDTIHYHWHLEILPRLTIMAGFELGTGFYINPTPPELAAEILREQEVSCPPPVYAGGEREAVQYV
- the glgA gene encoding glycogen synthase GlgA, whose protein sequence is MFDRPLKILLVSSEVVPFAKTGGLADVAGSLPKALATVGNDNLGNDVRVAMPHYKGIEKATYRMDFPVFFNSRAETAIIRESTIEACYQGEHRIIPVYLVDNHHYFYRDGMYMFPDEAERFTFFCRAVLEMLPRLSWQPDIIHCNDWQTGPIPFFLKVRYAQDPFYNRVATVFTIHNLQYQGNFPRETLKLLGVGEEYFTPELLEFYGTVSYMKMGILYADVINTVSKTYAAEIQRPELGERMDGLLRKRSHDLYGIVNGINYHEFNPKTDPRIHRNYDQNSIENKKENKYALQKEMNLPVRDVPVLGMISRLVEQKGLDLIAQIADRLLSHDVQFVVLGSGDRRYEDMFRDIHNRYPEKAGVYIGFNAILAQRIYAGADMFLMPSRFEPCGLGQLIAMRYGTIPIVRATGGLADTVHDYNPATGSGNGFVFSEYEGEAVYHAIQRALSLYTEQPDEWRQLIKRAMELDFSWARSAVEYLQLYQEALSRHLARAKTA
- a CDS encoding septum site-determining protein MinC, producing MPRELVSIKGTREGLVILLDPNREFEDIKLHLKRKMESSRGFFRGARFTVYGQTITGYQRTELENICRQYGLIPSPDISWPFEKKFEQEKAASPGEPARLVQCALRSGQEIRHRGSVVIAGNVHPGAQVIAGGSVIIMGNCRGTVHAGAGGNNTATITALKFQPIRLSIAGVTADPATIPQSSLFPLTARLEKGRIIFDSYRSKATLPDFLNLFPG